Proteins from one Desulfovermiculus halophilus DSM 18834 genomic window:
- a CDS encoding NAD-dependent epimerase/dehydratase family protein: MLHTEQRRPYTTVITGASGFIGRHVTLALSRHCRLYCLARRSQTEADIPCSSQISWIQGDIADKAQMEQIAEYIHSQGGADCVLHLAGYYDFSQQENPGYEATNVTGTRNTLQLAHTIQATHFIFSSSLAACEFTPPGHVVDESTPVSAQFPYARSKSQAERIIREHRSDMQASIIRLAAVYSDWCEFPPVYSLLETWLSGTIVSRALGGRGKFAIPYIHINDVIAAVIRIMNKANQLPALGVYNVSPNGATSHQALFRAATQYYFGKERSAFHVPKHLAWGALHLQSCFFRLLHKEPFERPWMAKYIDKQLNVRADATYQKLGWRPTPRYHILRRLLFLAENKRAHPNTWLFRNERMITQRTPQRRSLLIHRTLQENRERIVSEVVDKLIAGKQRSKFPHLSNAPHSSLHWFTDFIFQMVNFSIKTRDRYILSEATQAITPYCYAQGYTQSELKHYMHIFQETLKKYLLAQPNLGHFADRIHDFIDLNLQFIVDEIEDDYETMIHNESSGMQVKQASPQADLKEIFRFAHRVESLCGEPVMEPVLVPPPAQEKPS, from the coding sequence ATGCTGCACACTGAACAGCGTAGGCCATATACAACGGTTATTACCGGAGCTTCTGGATTCATCGGCCGCCATGTAACCCTGGCCCTGAGCAGGCATTGCCGTCTGTATTGCCTGGCCCGGCGCAGCCAGACCGAAGCGGACATTCCCTGCTCTTCCCAGATAAGCTGGATTCAGGGGGATATTGCGGACAAAGCGCAAATGGAGCAAATTGCCGAATATATTCATTCCCAGGGCGGAGCGGACTGCGTCCTTCATTTGGCCGGGTATTACGATTTCAGCCAGCAGGAAAACCCTGGATATGAAGCGACCAATGTGACCGGCACCAGGAACACCCTGCAGCTGGCCCATACAATTCAGGCCACACATTTCATATTCTCCAGCTCCCTGGCTGCCTGTGAGTTCACCCCTCCGGGACATGTTGTGGATGAATCCACACCGGTCTCAGCCCAGTTTCCCTATGCCCGAAGCAAAAGTCAGGCTGAACGCATCATCCGCGAACACAGAAGCGACATGCAGGCATCCATCATCCGCCTGGCTGCCGTCTACAGCGACTGGTGCGAATTCCCCCCGGTCTATTCCCTTCTGGAGACCTGGCTCTCGGGAACAATCGTCTCCAGAGCCCTGGGCGGGCGGGGAAAATTTGCCATCCCCTACATCCACATCAATGATGTGATCGCAGCTGTGATCAGAATAATGAACAAGGCCAACCAGCTGCCGGCTCTAGGCGTCTACAATGTGAGCCCGAATGGGGCTACTTCCCATCAGGCCCTGTTCCGGGCTGCGACCCAATACTACTTCGGCAAGGAACGCAGTGCATTCCATGTCCCCAAGCACCTTGCCTGGGGGGCCCTGCATCTCCAGTCATGTTTTTTCCGGCTCCTGCACAAAGAGCCCTTTGAACGCCCCTGGATGGCCAAGTACATCGACAAGCAGCTGAACGTCCGGGCCGATGCCACCTATCAAAAGCTCGGGTGGCGCCCCACCCCCAGATATCATATCCTTCGCCGCTTGCTCTTTCTGGCTGAAAACAAGAGGGCTCACCCCAACACCTGGCTCTTCCGCAATGAACGCATGATAACCCAGCGCACCCCTCAGCGCCGCAGCCTGCTCATCCACCGGACCCTGCAGGAAAACCGGGAGAGAATTGTCTCGGAAGTCGTGGACAAATTGATCGCCGGGAAACAGAGGTCCAAGTTCCCTCACCTGTCGAATGCCCCTCATTCCTCCCTGCACTGGTTTACAGATTTCATCTTTCAAATGGTCAATTTTTCCATCAAGACCAGGGACCGATACATCCTGTCCGAGGCGACGCAAGCCATTACCCCCTATTGTTATGCTCAGGGATACACCCAATCAGAGCTCAAGCATTATATGCATATATTTCAGGAGACGCTGAAAAAATACCTCCTGGCCCAGCCCAACCTCGGCCACTTTGCGGATCGCATCCATGACTTTATTGACTTGAACCTGCAGTTCATCGTTGATGAGATAGAAGACGATTACGAAACCATGATCCACAACGAGTCCTCCGGTATGCAGGTCAAGCAAGCTTCGCCCCAGGCTGATCTCAAAGAGATATTCCGTTTCGCCCATCGAGTAGAAAGCCTCTGCGGCGAGCCGGTTATGGAGCCGGTTCTTGTTCCACCCCCTGCCCAGGAAAAACCGTCATAG
- a CDS encoding ABC transporter substrate-binding protein encodes MKKVLLLTLALVLLGVSGPAWAEKGQEVRLVQVNWTGVTAKTETAAYLLEQIGYNTDVITASVPIMFQSVSQGQRDVALGLWLPTQREMIRKYMVDGTIDLVTTNLSGAKYTVAVSKEAYEAGVKHFKDLDEHKEKFGGTIYGIEAGNDGNQVILDMIEDDAYGLGDWELMPSSEAGMLTQVKREIKRGNPWVVWLGWIPHPMNLNIDMKLLHGGEKYWGPDQGAATVHTICRPGYAWKNPNVGQFFENFYFTVEEQAQMAEYVLNQGMEYAEAGKKLIKQKPELLERWFDQGGTYKTDVVKTADGKRDALEAAKEAMGL; translated from the coding sequence ATGAAAAAGGTATTGCTGTTGACTTTGGCCTTGGTGTTGCTCGGTGTATCCGGCCCTGCGTGGGCAGAAAAGGGACAGGAAGTCCGCTTGGTTCAGGTCAACTGGACCGGGGTGACGGCCAAGACAGAGACTGCGGCCTATCTCTTGGAGCAGATCGGGTATAATACCGACGTGATCACTGCCTCTGTTCCCATTATGTTTCAAAGCGTATCCCAGGGACAACGGGACGTGGCCCTTGGGCTGTGGCTGCCCACCCAGCGGGAGATGATCCGCAAATATATGGTGGACGGGACAATAGACTTGGTCACGACCAATCTGTCCGGGGCCAAGTATACCGTGGCAGTGTCCAAAGAGGCCTATGAGGCCGGAGTCAAGCACTTCAAGGATCTGGACGAGCACAAGGAGAAGTTCGGGGGCACGATCTATGGGATCGAGGCCGGCAATGACGGGAATCAGGTCATCCTGGACATGATCGAGGATGATGCCTACGGCCTGGGCGACTGGGAGCTGATGCCCTCCAGCGAGGCTGGTATGCTCACTCAGGTCAAGCGGGAAATCAAACGGGGCAACCCCTGGGTTGTTTGGCTGGGCTGGATTCCGCATCCCATGAACCTGAACATCGATATGAAGCTTCTGCACGGCGGCGAGAAATACTGGGGCCCGGATCAGGGCGCAGCCACAGTGCATACCATCTGCCGTCCAGGGTATGCCTGGAAAAATCCGAATGTCGGTCAGTTTTTCGAGAACTTTTACTTTACGGTGGAAGAGCAGGCCCAGATGGCCGAATATGTTCTGAACCAGGGCATGGAGTATGCGGAGGCAGGAAAAAAGCTGATCAAGCAGAAGCCGGAACTGCTGGAGCGGTGGTTTGATCAGGGCGGGACCTACAAAACCGACGTGGTCAAGACTGCTGACGGAAAGCGGGACGCCCTGGAGGCCGCCAAGGAGGCCATGGGGCTTTAG
- a CDS encoding response regulator yields the protein MKIRVLVVDDEEQFVQQLAERLRLRDYDVNTALNGDQALNTIQQYNFDVVILDVAMPGIDGIETLREIKNIKPLTEVIMLTGHATVESAIEGMKLGAFDYLIKPTNTEDLVMKVNSAYARKANHEERIRQAKANEIFSSPLSVFRDK from the coding sequence ATGAAGATACGAGTACTTGTTGTTGACGATGAAGAGCAGTTTGTGCAGCAGCTCGCGGAAAGGCTCCGCCTCCGGGACTACGATGTGAACACGGCCTTAAACGGCGATCAGGCCCTGAACACAATTCAGCAGTACAACTTTGACGTTGTCATCTTGGATGTAGCCATGCCGGGAATTGACGGCATCGAAACCCTCCGGGAGATAAAAAACATTAAACCGTTGACCGAAGTAATTATGCTCACAGGTCATGCCACAGTAGAATCGGCCATTGAAGGCATGAAGCTCGGTGCCTTTGACTACTTGATCAAGCCGACAAACACCGAGGATCTCGTGATGAAAGTCAACAGCGCCTATGCGCGGAAAGCAAATCACGAAGAACGCATCCGGCAGGCCAAAGCGAACGAGATCTTCTCATCGCCTCTCTCAGTTTTTCGTGACAAATAA
- a CDS encoding CBS domain-containing protein, with product MKSVSVQDLMIPLHEYATVHEEDLLHQAVHALEQAQKNFLAASKERRYPHRAVLVVSQDEEVVGKLSQLDILRSLEPKYDQLVDSRAMNRTTTSGFSLSFLRSMVSDYGLFDRPLVDLCRKAASIKVKDCMLTPDTGEFVHVDDTLEFGVHQLIVGQHQSLLVLEKKRIVGILRLVDVFHQIAELLQSCAITPPQGE from the coding sequence ATGAAGAGCGTTTCCGTGCAGGACCTTATGATCCCGCTGCATGAATATGCCACTGTGCACGAGGAGGATCTTTTGCATCAGGCGGTCCATGCCTTGGAACAGGCCCAGAAGAACTTTCTGGCCGCATCAAAAGAAAGGCGCTATCCCCATCGGGCTGTCTTGGTGGTCAGCCAGGATGAGGAAGTGGTGGGCAAACTGAGTCAACTGGATATCCTCCGTTCCCTGGAGCCGAAATATGATCAGCTTGTTGACTCCAGAGCTATGAACAGAACAACGACTAGTGGATTCAGCCTCTCCTTTCTGCGCAGCATGGTCTCGGACTATGGGCTTTTTGACCGCCCTCTGGTTGACCTGTGCCGGAAAGCAGCTTCCATCAAGGTCAAAGACTGTATGCTTACGCCGGACACTGGAGAGTTCGTTCACGTGGATGATACGTTGGAATTCGGGGTGCATCAGCTTATTGTAGGCCAACACCAATCCCTTTTGGTCCTGGAGAAAAAACGCATCGTGGGCATCCTCAGACTTGTTGACGTCTTTCATCAGATTGCCGAACTCCTACAATCCTGCGCTATTACTCCTCCTCAAGGAGAGTGA
- a CDS encoding response regulator has protein sequence MKNIKVLLVDDEKDFVNSLSERIQMRELDSKIAYDGEQALELVTDEIPDVVVLDLRMPGIDGLEVLERLKKKYPKVQVIILTGHGSDEDERISKRLGAYDYLQKPVSIDKLIRSIKGAYQNLQDTMSAATYAEAGDMKSAREMMEKTRKK, from the coding sequence ATGAAAAACATTAAGGTTTTGCTGGTCGACGATGAAAAGGATTTCGTCAACTCTTTGTCCGAGCGGATTCAAATGCGGGAGCTGGACTCCAAGATCGCTTATGACGGGGAACAGGCCCTGGAGCTGGTTACAGACGAAATCCCGGATGTGGTGGTTCTGGACTTGCGCATGCCCGGCATCGATGGGCTGGAGGTACTGGAGCGGCTCAAAAAGAAGTACCCCAAGGTCCAGGTCATTATTCTCACCGGTCATGGTTCAGACGAGGACGAGAGAATATCCAAGCGCCTTGGGGCGTACGACTATCTCCAGAAGCCGGTCAGCATCGACAAGCTCATCCGTTCTATCAAGGGCGCGTATCAGAACCTGCAGGACACCATGAGTGCAGCAACCTATGCAGAAGCTGGAGACATGAAATCGGCTCGCGAAATGATGGAGAAAACACGAAAGAAATAA
- a CDS encoding sigma-54-dependent transcriptional regulator → MNKILIIDDDEQLSKSFAKILAQEGYATEQALSGEDGLQRIRAKRPNLVVLDVRLPGMSGIRTLERIHEHDPKLPVIICTAYGTTETAIEAIKIGAFDYIYKPFDVPEMLKTIANGLEAGRFMATPVEMDPEPAQTREEAIIGRSNVMLGVYKAIGRVASTDATVLIRGESGTGKELAARAIYQHSKRVNRPFLVINCVAIPENLLESELFGYEKGAFTGAVHRRVGKIEQAHQGTVFLDEIGDMPLSIQSKLLRLLQERSIERLGGRDVIPVDVRILAATNRDLEQAVADGRFREDLYYRLKVVTITMPPLRDRLEDIPTLTEYLLGRFCMEMDLDNPGVSPYALEALQTYRWPGNIRELANTLQKSLIFNRGMPIQAEDISFPATESTSSAKPYSTEESVLGWIKNMFHTKPDNLFDVCMEQLSALVIKEALSLTKGNRSQAAKILGMSRPTLHSKMEKLGITVESTVNST, encoded by the coding sequence ATGAACAAAATTCTGATCATTGACGACGACGAGCAGCTTAGCAAAAGCTTTGCCAAGATCCTGGCTCAGGAAGGGTATGCCACTGAACAGGCCTTGTCCGGTGAAGACGGACTCCAGAGGATTCGAGCCAAGCGCCCGAACCTGGTGGTCCTGGACGTTCGTCTCCCGGGAATGAGCGGCATCCGCACCCTGGAACGCATTCATGAGCATGACCCGAAGCTGCCGGTGATCATCTGCACCGCGTACGGGACCACGGAAACCGCTATAGAAGCCATAAAGATAGGAGCCTTCGACTATATCTACAAGCCATTCGATGTCCCGGAGATGCTCAAAACTATTGCCAACGGGCTGGAGGCCGGCAGGTTCATGGCCACCCCCGTAGAGATGGACCCAGAACCTGCCCAGACCAGGGAAGAGGCGATTATCGGCCGGAGCAACGTCATGCTGGGTGTGTACAAGGCAATCGGCCGGGTTGCCTCCACTGACGCCACTGTCCTCATCAGAGGAGAATCCGGGACAGGCAAGGAACTCGCGGCACGGGCCATCTACCAGCATTCAAAACGGGTGAACCGGCCGTTCCTGGTCATCAATTGCGTGGCCATTCCGGAAAATCTCCTGGAAAGCGAGCTTTTCGGATATGAGAAAGGCGCCTTCACCGGGGCCGTCCACCGCAGGGTAGGCAAAATCGAACAGGCTCATCAGGGAACTGTTTTTTTGGACGAAATCGGGGACATGCCCCTCTCCATTCAGTCCAAGCTCCTCCGCCTGCTCCAGGAACGAAGTATAGAGCGCTTGGGAGGCAGGGACGTCATTCCAGTCGATGTCCGGATTCTGGCCGCCACAAACCGGGACCTGGAGCAGGCCGTAGCTGATGGACGCTTTAGAGAGGACTTGTATTACCGGCTTAAGGTAGTCACAATCACCATGCCCCCTCTGCGGGACAGGCTGGAGGACATTCCGACACTGACCGAATATCTGTTGGGCCGCTTCTGCATGGAGATGGATCTGGACAATCCCGGGGTCAGCCCCTATGCCCTCGAGGCCTTACAGACCTACCGTTGGCCGGGAAACATCCGCGAGTTGGCCAACACCCTGCAGAAGAGCCTGATCTTCAACCGGGGCATGCCCATCCAGGCCGAGGACATTTCCTTTCCCGCCACCGAGAGCACGTCCTCCGCAAAGCCTTACTCTACAGAGGAATCTGTGCTAGGTTGGATCAAAAACATGTTCCATACCAAGCCGGACAACCTGTTCGATGTATGCATGGAACAGCTGTCGGCCCTGGTGATCAAGGAAGCACTGTCTCTCACTAAGGGCAACCGGTCCCAAGCGGCAAAGATTCTGGGCATGTCCCGGCCCACCCTGCACTCTAAGATGGAAAAGCTGGGAATTACTGTCGAATCCACTGTGAACAGCACGTGA
- a CDS encoding sensor histidine kinase, translating to MHLSLRQRIFALITSMGLITVVCGCAILWYTRYIDDAVNTVVQQEVKAFRAVQEMQVALLRQKEIETTSRVVGEQKQLRELGTYRQIFLGSLQQAAELAQTPEQKRMLGLIESAYTRYIELKDRDLQQYPPQGGGQDSSGLRTDQRALFLEVQNKCETYKQMQWNHIREARQESETRTESLRIIAVFAICCFVLLSGFLALILYRQILDPIRQLAYETGGKNREDEHNEVQSLSSSLHRFLEDFDFAHNELTRSREHLEQAEKMALVGKLAAGMAHTIRNPFTSIKMRLFSLSRSLDLSENDKEDFDVISGEITRIDNIVQNFLEFARPPKLKMQECRIQDIVQSALQLLKHRLQSHNVQVHFHPGKDIPLVWADPEQLKEALINLIINAYESMTGGGWIEITLKTRKTDESNQTAVIWIQDNGEGISAAIQDRVMQPFYTTKEDGTGLGLSIVTRIVEEHGGSMQFVSRPGQGTTFEIALPAKEDSHEQNSDH from the coding sequence ATGCATCTCAGCCTGCGCCAAAGAATCTTCGCTTTGATCACCAGCATGGGGCTCATTACTGTCGTCTGCGGCTGCGCCATTCTCTGGTATACGCGCTATATCGACGATGCCGTGAACACCGTGGTCCAGCAGGAGGTCAAAGCATTCAGGGCAGTCCAGGAAATGCAGGTTGCGCTGCTGCGTCAAAAGGAGATCGAAACTACTTCCAGAGTGGTTGGTGAACAAAAACAGCTCCGGGAGCTGGGCACCTATCGGCAAATTTTCCTGGGCTCTCTTCAGCAGGCTGCAGAGCTGGCCCAAACCCCGGAACAAAAAAGGATGCTGGGGCTCATTGAATCCGCATACACTCGATACATTGAGCTCAAAGATCGAGACCTCCAGCAATATCCCCCCCAGGGAGGTGGTCAGGACAGCTCCGGGCTGCGCACTGATCAGCGGGCCCTGTTCCTGGAGGTCCAAAACAAGTGCGAAACCTACAAGCAGATGCAATGGAACCACATCCGAGAGGCCAGACAGGAAAGTGAAACACGGACCGAGTCGCTGCGGATAATAGCTGTTTTTGCAATATGCTGCTTTGTTCTTCTCTCCGGGTTCTTGGCCCTCATTCTCTACCGCCAGATCTTGGACCCCATCCGGCAGTTGGCCTATGAAACCGGGGGGAAAAACCGTGAAGACGAACATAACGAGGTCCAGTCCCTCAGTTCCAGCCTGCATCGATTCCTGGAGGACTTTGATTTCGCCCACAACGAGTTGACCAGGAGCAGGGAACACCTGGAGCAGGCGGAAAAGATGGCCTTGGTGGGCAAGTTGGCGGCAGGCATGGCCCATACCATCCGCAACCCCTTCACCTCCATCAAGATGCGTCTGTTTTCCCTGAGCCGGAGCCTGGATCTCTCGGAGAACGACAAGGAGGATTTCGATGTTATATCCGGAGAGATCACCCGCATCGACAACATCGTCCAAAATTTCCTGGAATTCGCCCGCCCCCCCAAGCTCAAGATGCAGGAATGCCGCATCCAGGACATTGTCCAATCCGCCCTGCAGCTGCTCAAGCACCGTTTGCAGTCCCACAACGTGCAGGTCCATTTCCATCCAGGCAAAGACATTCCCTTGGTCTGGGCCGATCCGGAGCAGCTCAAAGAAGCCCTGATCAATCTGATCATCAATGCCTACGAATCAATGACCGGAGGAGGATGGATTGAAATCACCCTTAAAACGCGAAAAACGGACGAAAGCAACCAAACTGCGGTCATCTGGATTCAGGATAACGGAGAAGGCATCTCCGCCGCTATCCAGGATCGAGTCATGCAGCCATTTTATACCACAAAGGAAGACGGCACCGGCCTCGGTCTGAGTATCGTCACCCGGATTGTGGAAGAGCATGGAGGGTCCATGCAATTCGTCTCCAGGCCGGGACAGGGGACAACTTTTGAGATTGCCCTGCCGGCCAAGGAGGACAGCCATGAACAAAATTCTGATCATTGA
- a CDS encoding SLC13 family permease, which translates to MSHDVHTGSGAGILSNKLLWLGIGTALFVFIGFVLPTPQSLVTIVADNGFADQMQKWGIADSPEQAAQKTMTVLGIIPMAIIFFATEAIPIGLTGLLMPLLAYFLGLLPKQMIGETFAGDAPLFLLGVLAMGVVVVDVGLHKRLATWILGWTKGFYVPVFVLCVSMAVIGSFISAHAMCAFMTPVMMAVYFGAVAANNSTGRLEHDPALAKFLLFTLCFALNVGGVGSPAAGGRNVIMMGFWEGYDVPMDFFTWMKYGFPMVPILGLMVAVYMLLFFSRKIKHKDLTPGLRAMKDETRRMGRMKYAEFVTLGMLVLILVLWIFGGHDLGLGGPALLALLIPVIFRVTEWRKILNGISWDAWFMYCGALTLGALLKESGAALWLAQSVLSSLNSIGISEGFGLWVGLSGFSGLMTNFMSDAGTTALLGPIVIPIGVMSGHMAEPWASGLAVAFATSFAHFLIVGTPNNAIVYGLGTYPDTGERVIAPIDFVKYGLLLWILSLLVVWIIGFLGIYQVIGFPEGILDTARAVLERNNM; encoded by the coding sequence ATGAGTCACGATGTACACACTGGCAGCGGAGCAGGCATTTTGTCCAACAAGCTCCTCTGGCTTGGCATAGGCACTGCTTTGTTCGTGTTTATTGGGTTTGTCCTGCCGACTCCGCAGAGTCTGGTTACCATTGTTGCTGACAATGGATTCGCGGATCAAATGCAGAAATGGGGAATCGCCGACTCTCCGGAGCAGGCTGCCCAAAAGACAATGACTGTTCTGGGCATTATCCCCATGGCCATTATATTTTTTGCCACTGAAGCCATCCCCATCGGTCTGACCGGCCTCCTGATGCCTCTATTGGCCTATTTTCTGGGCCTTTTACCCAAACAAATGATCGGGGAGACATTTGCCGGAGACGCGCCCCTTTTCCTCCTCGGCGTCCTGGCCATGGGGGTGGTGGTGGTCGATGTGGGCCTGCACAAACGGCTTGCCACCTGGATCCTGGGGTGGACCAAGGGATTTTATGTCCCTGTGTTTGTTCTCTGTGTCAGCATGGCAGTGATCGGATCGTTTATCTCCGCCCACGCCATGTGCGCCTTCATGACCCCAGTGATGATGGCCGTGTACTTCGGCGCTGTTGCAGCCAACAATTCCACCGGCCGTCTGGAGCACGATCCGGCCCTGGCCAAGTTTCTCCTCTTTACCCTTTGCTTTGCCCTGAATGTCGGCGGCGTCGGCTCACCGGCAGCCGGGGGGCGCAATGTGATCATGATGGGCTTCTGGGAGGGATATGATGTACCCATGGATTTCTTCACCTGGATGAAATACGGATTTCCCATGGTTCCCATCCTGGGGCTTATGGTTGCAGTGTACATGCTTCTTTTCTTTTCCCGCAAGATCAAGCACAAAGATCTAACCCCTGGATTGCGGGCGATGAAGGACGAAACCAGGCGCATGGGCCGGATGAAGTACGCGGAGTTCGTCACTCTGGGCATGCTGGTGCTCATCCTCGTGCTCTGGATATTCGGCGGTCACGACCTCGGCCTGGGGGGGCCAGCCCTTCTGGCCCTGCTCATTCCGGTTATCTTTCGGGTTACAGAATGGCGAAAGATCTTAAACGGCATCTCCTGGGATGCGTGGTTCATGTATTGCGGGGCCTTGACCCTGGGTGCCCTGCTCAAGGAAAGCGGGGCTGCCCTGTGGCTGGCCCAAAGCGTTCTCTCCTCCTTGAACTCCATCGGAATCAGTGAGGGCTTTGGGCTGTGGGTCGGCCTCTCCGGTTTCTCCGGACTGATGACCAATTTCATGTCCGATGCCGGAACCACCGCCCTCCTGGGGCCCATCGTCATCCCCATCGGGGTTATGTCCGGACACATGGCCGAACCGTGGGCCTCCGGGCTGGCCGTGGCCTTCGCCACCTCCTTTGCCCATTTCCTCATTGTGGGCACCCCGAACAACGCGATCGTCTACGGCCTGGGCACGTACCCGGATACCGGAGAACGGGTCATCGCTCCGATCGACTTCGTCAAGTACGGGCTGCTGCTCTGGATCCTTTCCCTGCTTGTGGTCTGGATCATCGGCTTTTTGGGCATCTATCAGGTCATAGGTTTCCCGGAAGGGATTTTGGACACGGCCAGGGCAGTGCTGGAAAGAAACAATATGTAG
- a CDS encoding response regulator — MKVLLAGTNLGFLDHMAEILASKVEEIRQVTNEIELEACLVKSTDVVLLDLFDLKARGISFMQRIKAAQPCAQIICLIPKGDIKLSITAMRNGAFDELQSPFSWPALLSKLSAAHEEKARVEKKSGFWSSVQDHFVAGSLAQIAGPDMGRNWLHAETRSKRKKSARNSAAQNPDPQEEQ, encoded by the coding sequence ATGAAGGTTCTTCTGGCGGGGACGAACCTCGGATTTCTTGATCATATGGCCGAGATCCTGGCTTCTAAGGTTGAAGAGATTCGACAGGTCACAAATGAAATTGAGCTCGAGGCCTGTTTGGTTAAGAGTACTGACGTTGTCCTGCTCGATCTCTTCGACCTCAAGGCCAGAGGAATTTCCTTTATGCAGCGCATCAAGGCTGCCCAGCCCTGTGCCCAGATTATCTGTTTGATACCCAAGGGAGATATCAAGCTGTCCATAACCGCCATGCGAAACGGGGCCTTTGATGAGCTTCAATCTCCCTTTTCCTGGCCAGCCCTGCTCTCAAAGCTGTCTGCAGCCCACGAAGAGAAGGCCAGAGTGGAAAAAAAGAGCGGATTTTGGAGTTCGGTTCAAGACCATTTTGTTGCCGGAAGCCTGGCCCAGATAGCCGGGCCGGACATGGGTCGAAATTGGCTGCACGCAGAGACACGAAGCAAGAGGAAGAAAAGCGCTCGGAACAGTGCGGCTCAGAATCCCGATCCCCAGGAGGAACAATGA